A single region of the Glycine max cultivar Williams 82 chromosome 20, Glycine_max_v4.0, whole genome shotgun sequence genome encodes:
- the LOC100810387 gene encoding alpha-L-fucosidase 2 isoform X2 yields MLVKGEGFEIKCVKDGERVMVRNTPQKYWWKPSLTNDEPPPRPLKVTFAEPATHWTDAIPIGNGRLGAMVWGAVPSEALQLNEDTLWTGIPGDYTNKSAQQALAEVRKLVDDRKFSEATAAAVKLSGDPSDVYQLLGDIKLEFHDSHLNYSKESYYRELDLDTATAKIKYSVGDVEFTREHFASNPDQVIVTRLSTSKPGSLSFTVYFDSKMHHDSRVSGQNQIIIEGRCPGSRIRPIVNSIDNPQGIQFSAVLDMQISKDKGVIHVLDDKKLRVEGSDWAILLLTASSSFDGPFTKPEDSKKDPASESLSRMVSVKKISYGDLYARHLADYQNLFHRVSLQLSKSSKTVSGKSVLDRRKLVSSQTNISQMGGDDTIPTSARVKSFQTDEDPSFVELLFQYGRYLLISCSRPGTQVANLQGIWNKDVEPAWDGAPHLNINLQMNYWPSLACNLHECQEPLFDFISSLSVIGKKTAKVNYEANGWVVHQVSDIWGKTSPDRGEAVWALWPMGGAWLCTHLWEHYTYTMDKVFLKNKAYPLLEGCTSFLLDWLIEGRGGLLETNPSTSPEHMFTAPDGKTASVSYSSTMDISIIKEVFSMIISAAEVLGRHNDTIIKRVTEYQSKLPPTKVARDGSIMEWAEDFVDPDVHHRHVSHLFGLFPGHTISVEKTPDLCKAVEVSLIKRGEDGPGWSTTWKASLWAHLHNSEHSYRMIKHLIVLVEPDHERDFEGGLYSNLFTAHPPFQIDANFGFSGAVAEMLVQSTMKDLYLLPALPHDKWANGCVKGLKARGGVTVNICWKEGDLLEFGLWTENQNSKVRLHYRGNVVSASLSPGRVYSYDNQLKCAKTYSLSEVNP; encoded by the exons ATGCTGGTCAAAGGAGAAGGGTTTGAAATTAAGTGTG TGAAAGATGGAGAACGGGTTATGGTGCGCAACACCCCACAAAAGTACTGGTGGAAGCCAAGTTTAACGAATGACGAGCCTCCTCCAAGGCCATTGAAGGTTACTTTTGCTGAGCCTGCAACTCACTGGACCGATGCCATCCCCATTGGTAATGGCCGTCTTGGTGCCATGGTTTGGGGTGCCGTACCCTCAGAAGCTCTCCAGCTCAATG aggacaCACTTTGGACTGGGATTCCTGGAGACTACACCAACAAAAGTGCTCAACAGGCACTGGCTGAAGTCAGAAAGCTGGTTGATGATAGAAAATTCTCTGAAGCTACGGCAGCAGCGGTCAAGTTGTCAGGAGATCCTTCTGAT GTATACCAACTTCTCGGAGATATCAAGTTAGAGTTTCATGATTCCCATCTTAATTATTCAAAAGAGTCATATTATAGGGAGCTGGATTTGGATACTGCaacagcaaaaataaaatactctgTGGGTGATGTAGAATTTACCAGAGAACATTTTGCTTCTAATCCGGACCAAGTGATAGTGACAAGGTTATCTACAAGCAAACCTGGGTCATTATCATTTACAGTGTATTTTGATAGCAAAATGCATCATGATTCAAGGGTAAGTGGCCAAAATCAGATAATAATCGAAGGGAGATGTCCTGGCAGTAGGATCCGACCAATAGTGAATTCAATTGACAATCCACAGGGAATTCAGTTTTCTGCAGTTCTTGATATGCAGATTAGTAAAGATAAAGGGGTTATACATGTTTTGGATGACAAGAAGTTAAGGGTTGAAGGTTCAGATTGGGCTATTTTGCTTTTGacagcttcttcttcctttgatgGCCCATTTACTAAGCCCGAAGACTCTAAGAAGGATCCTGCTTCTGAGTCCCTAAGTAGAATGGTGTCtgtgaaaaaaatttcatatggTGATCTTTATGCACGCCACTTGGCTGACTATCAAAATCTATTTCACCGTGTCTCATTGCAACTCTCTAAAAGCTCCAAGACTGTTTCAGGAAAATCTGTTTTGGACAGAAGGAAATTGGTTTCCTCCCAAACTAACATCTCTCAAATGGGAGGGGATGATACCATTCCAACTTCAGCAAGAGTCAAATCTTTTCAAACTGATGAAGATCCTTCCTTTGTGGAGCTTTTGTTTCAATATGGTCGatatcttctaatctcttgttCGCGTCCTGGAACTCAGGTGGCAAACCTACAGGGTATCTGGAACAAAGATGTTGAGCCTGCATGGGA TGGTGCTCCTCACTTGAACATTAATCTTCAAATGAATTATTGGCCATCCCTTGCTTGCAACCTACACGAGTGTCAAGAGCCCTTATTTGATTTCATTTCCTCTTTGTCAGTCATTGGTAAAAAAACTGCAAAG GTGAACTATGAAGCAAATGGCTGGGTTGTACATCAAGTTTCTGACATATGgggtaaaacatcaccagatCGAGGTGAGGCTGTTTGGGCTTTATGGCCAATGGGTGGAGCTTGGCTTTGTACCCATTTATGGGAGCATTATACTTATACAATGGACAAA gtttttcttaaaaataaagcaTATCCTTTGTTGGAAGGATGCACATCATTTTTGTTGGATTGGTTGATTGAGGGCCGTGGTGGATTATTGGAAACTAACCCATCAACTTCACCAGAGCACATGTTCACTGCACCAGACGGAAAAACTGCTAGTGTGAGCTACTCATCAACCATGGACATTTCAATCATAAAAGAAGTTTTCTCTATGATCATTTCTGCTGCTGAG GTTTTAGGAAGGCATAATGATACTATTATCAAAAGAGTCACCGAGTATCAGTCTAAACTTCCTCCGACAAAAGTTGCTAGAGATGGTTCCATTATGGAATGG GCAGAAGATTTTGTGGACCCCGATGTACATCATCGACATGTTTCGCATCTGTTTGGACTGTTTCCAGGACACACAATTAGTGTCGAGAAAACTCCAGACCTCTGTAAAGCTGTGGAAGTTAGTCTAATTAAAAGAG GAGAGGATGGTCCAGGGTGGTCAACAACTTGGAAAGCTTCACTTTGGGCACATCTTCACAATAGTGAGCATTCATATCGCATGATAAAACACTTGATTGTCTTGGTGGAGCCTGATCATGAAAGGGATTTCGAAGGAGGACTTTACAGCAACCTGTTCACAGCACATCCCCCTTTCCAGATTGATGCAAACTTTGG TTTTTCAGGAGCAGTTGCAGAAATGCTTGTTCAAAGCACAATGAAGGACCTGTACTTGCTTCCCGCATTGCCACACGATAAATGGGCGAATGGTTGTGTGAAAGGATTAAAAGCTCGTGGTGGGGTGACAGTCAACATTTGCTGGAAAGAAGGAGATCTGCTTGAATTTGGGCTTTGGACAGAAAACCAGAATTCCAAAGTGAGACTACATTATAGAGGAAATGTGGTCTCAGCAAGTTTATCACCCGGCAGAGTTTATTCATATGATAACCAGTTGAAGTGTGCGAAGACATACTCCCTTAGTGAAGTGAATCCTTGA
- the LOC100810387 gene encoding alpha-L-fucosidase 2 isoform X1, which translates to MPTANRHSSELLLLHRLLLYFVVSCSLSLSLYWAVKDGERVMVRNTPQKYWWKPSLTNDEPPPRPLKVTFAEPATHWTDAIPIGNGRLGAMVWGAVPSEALQLNEDTLWTGIPGDYTNKSAQQALAEVRKLVDDRKFSEATAAAVKLSGDPSDVYQLLGDIKLEFHDSHLNYSKESYYRELDLDTATAKIKYSVGDVEFTREHFASNPDQVIVTRLSTSKPGSLSFTVYFDSKMHHDSRVSGQNQIIIEGRCPGSRIRPIVNSIDNPQGIQFSAVLDMQISKDKGVIHVLDDKKLRVEGSDWAILLLTASSSFDGPFTKPEDSKKDPASESLSRMVSVKKISYGDLYARHLADYQNLFHRVSLQLSKSSKTVSGKSVLDRRKLVSSQTNISQMGGDDTIPTSARVKSFQTDEDPSFVELLFQYGRYLLISCSRPGTQVANLQGIWNKDVEPAWDGAPHLNINLQMNYWPSLACNLHECQEPLFDFISSLSVIGKKTAKVNYEANGWVVHQVSDIWGKTSPDRGEAVWALWPMGGAWLCTHLWEHYTYTMDKVFLKNKAYPLLEGCTSFLLDWLIEGRGGLLETNPSTSPEHMFTAPDGKTASVSYSSTMDISIIKEVFSMIISAAEVLGRHNDTIIKRVTEYQSKLPPTKVARDGSIMEWAEDFVDPDVHHRHVSHLFGLFPGHTISVEKTPDLCKAVEVSLIKRGEDGPGWSTTWKASLWAHLHNSEHSYRMIKHLIVLVEPDHERDFEGGLYSNLFTAHPPFQIDANFGFSGAVAEMLVQSTMKDLYLLPALPHDKWANGCVKGLKARGGVTVNICWKEGDLLEFGLWTENQNSKVRLHYRGNVVSASLSPGRVYSYDNQLKCAKTYSLSEVNP; encoded by the exons ATGCCAACAGCTAACAGGCACAGCTCTGAGCTTCTCCTACTCCACAGACTTCTTCTTTACTTTGTCGTCTCATGctcattatcattatcattatattGGGCAGTGAAAGATGGAGAACGGGTTATGGTGCGCAACACCCCACAAAAGTACTGGTGGAAGCCAAGTTTAACGAATGACGAGCCTCCTCCAAGGCCATTGAAGGTTACTTTTGCTGAGCCTGCAACTCACTGGACCGATGCCATCCCCATTGGTAATGGCCGTCTTGGTGCCATGGTTTGGGGTGCCGTACCCTCAGAAGCTCTCCAGCTCAATG aggacaCACTTTGGACTGGGATTCCTGGAGACTACACCAACAAAAGTGCTCAACAGGCACTGGCTGAAGTCAGAAAGCTGGTTGATGATAGAAAATTCTCTGAAGCTACGGCAGCAGCGGTCAAGTTGTCAGGAGATCCTTCTGAT GTATACCAACTTCTCGGAGATATCAAGTTAGAGTTTCATGATTCCCATCTTAATTATTCAAAAGAGTCATATTATAGGGAGCTGGATTTGGATACTGCaacagcaaaaataaaatactctgTGGGTGATGTAGAATTTACCAGAGAACATTTTGCTTCTAATCCGGACCAAGTGATAGTGACAAGGTTATCTACAAGCAAACCTGGGTCATTATCATTTACAGTGTATTTTGATAGCAAAATGCATCATGATTCAAGGGTAAGTGGCCAAAATCAGATAATAATCGAAGGGAGATGTCCTGGCAGTAGGATCCGACCAATAGTGAATTCAATTGACAATCCACAGGGAATTCAGTTTTCTGCAGTTCTTGATATGCAGATTAGTAAAGATAAAGGGGTTATACATGTTTTGGATGACAAGAAGTTAAGGGTTGAAGGTTCAGATTGGGCTATTTTGCTTTTGacagcttcttcttcctttgatgGCCCATTTACTAAGCCCGAAGACTCTAAGAAGGATCCTGCTTCTGAGTCCCTAAGTAGAATGGTGTCtgtgaaaaaaatttcatatggTGATCTTTATGCACGCCACTTGGCTGACTATCAAAATCTATTTCACCGTGTCTCATTGCAACTCTCTAAAAGCTCCAAGACTGTTTCAGGAAAATCTGTTTTGGACAGAAGGAAATTGGTTTCCTCCCAAACTAACATCTCTCAAATGGGAGGGGATGATACCATTCCAACTTCAGCAAGAGTCAAATCTTTTCAAACTGATGAAGATCCTTCCTTTGTGGAGCTTTTGTTTCAATATGGTCGatatcttctaatctcttgttCGCGTCCTGGAACTCAGGTGGCAAACCTACAGGGTATCTGGAACAAAGATGTTGAGCCTGCATGGGA TGGTGCTCCTCACTTGAACATTAATCTTCAAATGAATTATTGGCCATCCCTTGCTTGCAACCTACACGAGTGTCAAGAGCCCTTATTTGATTTCATTTCCTCTTTGTCAGTCATTGGTAAAAAAACTGCAAAG GTGAACTATGAAGCAAATGGCTGGGTTGTACATCAAGTTTCTGACATATGgggtaaaacatcaccagatCGAGGTGAGGCTGTTTGGGCTTTATGGCCAATGGGTGGAGCTTGGCTTTGTACCCATTTATGGGAGCATTATACTTATACAATGGACAAA gtttttcttaaaaataaagcaTATCCTTTGTTGGAAGGATGCACATCATTTTTGTTGGATTGGTTGATTGAGGGCCGTGGTGGATTATTGGAAACTAACCCATCAACTTCACCAGAGCACATGTTCACTGCACCAGACGGAAAAACTGCTAGTGTGAGCTACTCATCAACCATGGACATTTCAATCATAAAAGAAGTTTTCTCTATGATCATTTCTGCTGCTGAG GTTTTAGGAAGGCATAATGATACTATTATCAAAAGAGTCACCGAGTATCAGTCTAAACTTCCTCCGACAAAAGTTGCTAGAGATGGTTCCATTATGGAATGG GCAGAAGATTTTGTGGACCCCGATGTACATCATCGACATGTTTCGCATCTGTTTGGACTGTTTCCAGGACACACAATTAGTGTCGAGAAAACTCCAGACCTCTGTAAAGCTGTGGAAGTTAGTCTAATTAAAAGAG GAGAGGATGGTCCAGGGTGGTCAACAACTTGGAAAGCTTCACTTTGGGCACATCTTCACAATAGTGAGCATTCATATCGCATGATAAAACACTTGATTGTCTTGGTGGAGCCTGATCATGAAAGGGATTTCGAAGGAGGACTTTACAGCAACCTGTTCACAGCACATCCCCCTTTCCAGATTGATGCAAACTTTGG TTTTTCAGGAGCAGTTGCAGAAATGCTTGTTCAAAGCACAATGAAGGACCTGTACTTGCTTCCCGCATTGCCACACGATAAATGGGCGAATGGTTGTGTGAAAGGATTAAAAGCTCGTGGTGGGGTGACAGTCAACATTTGCTGGAAAGAAGGAGATCTGCTTGAATTTGGGCTTTGGACAGAAAACCAGAATTCCAAAGTGAGACTACATTATAGAGGAAATGTGGTCTCAGCAAGTTTATCACCCGGCAGAGTTTATTCATATGATAACCAGTTGAAGTGTGCGAAGACATACTCCCTTAGTGAAGTGAATCCTTGA
- the LOC100810387 gene encoding alpha-L-fucosidase 2 isoform X7, whose protein sequence is MPTANRHSSELLLLHRLLLYFVVSCSLSLSLYWAVKDGERVMVRNTPQKYWWKPSLTNDEPPPRPLKVTFAEPATHWTDAIPIGNGRLGAMVWGAVPSEALQLNEDTLWTGIPGDYTNKSAQQALAEVRKLVDDRKFSEATAAAVKLSGDPSDVYQLLGDIKLEFHDSHLNYSKESYYRELDLDTATAKIKYSVGDVEFTREHFASNPDQVIVTRLSTSKPGSLSFTVYFDSKMHHDSRVSGQNQIIIEGRCPGSRIRPIVNSIDNPQGIQFSAVLDMQISKDKGVIHVLDDKKLRVEGSDWAILLLTASSSFDGPFTKPEDSKKDPASESLSRMVSVKKISYGDLYARHLADYQNLFHRVSLQLSKSSKTVSGKSVLDRRKLVSSQTNISQMGGDDTIPTSARVKSFQTDEDPSFVELLFQYGRYLLISCSRPGTQVANLQGIWNKDVEPAWDGAPHLNINLQMNYWPSLACNLHECQEPLFDFISSLSVIGKKTAKVNYEANGWVVHQVSDIWGKTSPDRGEAVWALWPMGGAWLCTHLWEHYTYTMDKVFLKNKAYPLLEGCTSFLLDWLIEGRGGLLETNPSTSPEHMFTAPDGKTASVSYSSTMDISIIKEVFSMIISAAEVLGRHNDTIIKRVTEYQSKLPPTKVARDGSIMEWERMVQGGQQLGKLHFGHIFTIVSIHIA, encoded by the exons ATGCCAACAGCTAACAGGCACAGCTCTGAGCTTCTCCTACTCCACAGACTTCTTCTTTACTTTGTCGTCTCATGctcattatcattatcattatattGGGCAGTGAAAGATGGAGAACGGGTTATGGTGCGCAACACCCCACAAAAGTACTGGTGGAAGCCAAGTTTAACGAATGACGAGCCTCCTCCAAGGCCATTGAAGGTTACTTTTGCTGAGCCTGCAACTCACTGGACCGATGCCATCCCCATTGGTAATGGCCGTCTTGGTGCCATGGTTTGGGGTGCCGTACCCTCAGAAGCTCTCCAGCTCAATG aggacaCACTTTGGACTGGGATTCCTGGAGACTACACCAACAAAAGTGCTCAACAGGCACTGGCTGAAGTCAGAAAGCTGGTTGATGATAGAAAATTCTCTGAAGCTACGGCAGCAGCGGTCAAGTTGTCAGGAGATCCTTCTGAT GTATACCAACTTCTCGGAGATATCAAGTTAGAGTTTCATGATTCCCATCTTAATTATTCAAAAGAGTCATATTATAGGGAGCTGGATTTGGATACTGCaacagcaaaaataaaatactctgTGGGTGATGTAGAATTTACCAGAGAACATTTTGCTTCTAATCCGGACCAAGTGATAGTGACAAGGTTATCTACAAGCAAACCTGGGTCATTATCATTTACAGTGTATTTTGATAGCAAAATGCATCATGATTCAAGGGTAAGTGGCCAAAATCAGATAATAATCGAAGGGAGATGTCCTGGCAGTAGGATCCGACCAATAGTGAATTCAATTGACAATCCACAGGGAATTCAGTTTTCTGCAGTTCTTGATATGCAGATTAGTAAAGATAAAGGGGTTATACATGTTTTGGATGACAAGAAGTTAAGGGTTGAAGGTTCAGATTGGGCTATTTTGCTTTTGacagcttcttcttcctttgatgGCCCATTTACTAAGCCCGAAGACTCTAAGAAGGATCCTGCTTCTGAGTCCCTAAGTAGAATGGTGTCtgtgaaaaaaatttcatatggTGATCTTTATGCACGCCACTTGGCTGACTATCAAAATCTATTTCACCGTGTCTCATTGCAACTCTCTAAAAGCTCCAAGACTGTTTCAGGAAAATCTGTTTTGGACAGAAGGAAATTGGTTTCCTCCCAAACTAACATCTCTCAAATGGGAGGGGATGATACCATTCCAACTTCAGCAAGAGTCAAATCTTTTCAAACTGATGAAGATCCTTCCTTTGTGGAGCTTTTGTTTCAATATGGTCGatatcttctaatctcttgttCGCGTCCTGGAACTCAGGTGGCAAACCTACAGGGTATCTGGAACAAAGATGTTGAGCCTGCATGGGA TGGTGCTCCTCACTTGAACATTAATCTTCAAATGAATTATTGGCCATCCCTTGCTTGCAACCTACACGAGTGTCAAGAGCCCTTATTTGATTTCATTTCCTCTTTGTCAGTCATTGGTAAAAAAACTGCAAAG GTGAACTATGAAGCAAATGGCTGGGTTGTACATCAAGTTTCTGACATATGgggtaaaacatcaccagatCGAGGTGAGGCTGTTTGGGCTTTATGGCCAATGGGTGGAGCTTGGCTTTGTACCCATTTATGGGAGCATTATACTTATACAATGGACAAA gtttttcttaaaaataaagcaTATCCTTTGTTGGAAGGATGCACATCATTTTTGTTGGATTGGTTGATTGAGGGCCGTGGTGGATTATTGGAAACTAACCCATCAACTTCACCAGAGCACATGTTCACTGCACCAGACGGAAAAACTGCTAGTGTGAGCTACTCATCAACCATGGACATTTCAATCATAAAAGAAGTTTTCTCTATGATCATTTCTGCTGCTGAG GTTTTAGGAAGGCATAATGATACTATTATCAAAAGAGTCACCGAGTATCAGTCTAAACTTCCTCCGACAAAAGTTGCTAGAGATGGTTCCATTATGGAATGG GAGAGGATGGTCCAGGGTGGTCAACAACTTGGAAAGCTTCACTTTGGGCACATCTTCACAATAGTGAGCATTCATATCGCATGA
- the LOC100810387 gene encoding alpha-L-fucosidase 2 isoform X5 — translation MPTANRHSSELLLLHRLLLYFVVSCSLSLSLYWAVKDGERVMVRNTPQKYWWKPSLTNDEPPPRPLKVTFAEPATHWTDAIPIGNGRLGAMVWGAVPSEALQLNEDTLWTGIPGDYTNKSAQQALAEVRKLVDDRKFSEATAAAVKLSGDPSDVYQLLGDIKLEFHDSHLNYSKESYYRELDLDTATAKIKYSVGDVEFTREHFASNPDQVIVTRLSTSKPGSLSFTVYFDSKMHHDSRVSGQNQIIIEGRCPGSRIRPIVNSIDNPQGIQFSAVLDMQISKDKGVIHVLDDKKLRVEGSDWAILLLTASSSFDGPFTKPEDSKKDPASESLSRMVSVKKISYGDLYARHLADYQNLFHRVSLQLSKSSKTVSGKSVLDRRKLVSSQTNISQMGGDDTIPTSARVKSFQTDEDPSFVELLFQYGRYLLISCSRPGTQVANLQGIWNKDVEPAWDGAPHLNINLQMNYWPSLACNLHECQEPLFDFISSLSVIGKKTAKVNYEANGWVVHQVSDIWGKTSPDRGEAVWALWPMGGAWLCTHLWEHYTYTMDKVFLKNKAYPLLEGCTSFLLDWLIEGRGGLLETNPSTSPEHMFTAPDGKTASVSYSSTMDISIIKEVFSMIISAAEVLGRHNDTIIKRVTEYQSKLPPTKVARDGSIMEWKILWTPMYIIDMFRICLDCFQDTQLVSRKLQTSVKLWKLV, via the exons ATGCCAACAGCTAACAGGCACAGCTCTGAGCTTCTCCTACTCCACAGACTTCTTCTTTACTTTGTCGTCTCATGctcattatcattatcattatattGGGCAGTGAAAGATGGAGAACGGGTTATGGTGCGCAACACCCCACAAAAGTACTGGTGGAAGCCAAGTTTAACGAATGACGAGCCTCCTCCAAGGCCATTGAAGGTTACTTTTGCTGAGCCTGCAACTCACTGGACCGATGCCATCCCCATTGGTAATGGCCGTCTTGGTGCCATGGTTTGGGGTGCCGTACCCTCAGAAGCTCTCCAGCTCAATG aggacaCACTTTGGACTGGGATTCCTGGAGACTACACCAACAAAAGTGCTCAACAGGCACTGGCTGAAGTCAGAAAGCTGGTTGATGATAGAAAATTCTCTGAAGCTACGGCAGCAGCGGTCAAGTTGTCAGGAGATCCTTCTGAT GTATACCAACTTCTCGGAGATATCAAGTTAGAGTTTCATGATTCCCATCTTAATTATTCAAAAGAGTCATATTATAGGGAGCTGGATTTGGATACTGCaacagcaaaaataaaatactctgTGGGTGATGTAGAATTTACCAGAGAACATTTTGCTTCTAATCCGGACCAAGTGATAGTGACAAGGTTATCTACAAGCAAACCTGGGTCATTATCATTTACAGTGTATTTTGATAGCAAAATGCATCATGATTCAAGGGTAAGTGGCCAAAATCAGATAATAATCGAAGGGAGATGTCCTGGCAGTAGGATCCGACCAATAGTGAATTCAATTGACAATCCACAGGGAATTCAGTTTTCTGCAGTTCTTGATATGCAGATTAGTAAAGATAAAGGGGTTATACATGTTTTGGATGACAAGAAGTTAAGGGTTGAAGGTTCAGATTGGGCTATTTTGCTTTTGacagcttcttcttcctttgatgGCCCATTTACTAAGCCCGAAGACTCTAAGAAGGATCCTGCTTCTGAGTCCCTAAGTAGAATGGTGTCtgtgaaaaaaatttcatatggTGATCTTTATGCACGCCACTTGGCTGACTATCAAAATCTATTTCACCGTGTCTCATTGCAACTCTCTAAAAGCTCCAAGACTGTTTCAGGAAAATCTGTTTTGGACAGAAGGAAATTGGTTTCCTCCCAAACTAACATCTCTCAAATGGGAGGGGATGATACCATTCCAACTTCAGCAAGAGTCAAATCTTTTCAAACTGATGAAGATCCTTCCTTTGTGGAGCTTTTGTTTCAATATGGTCGatatcttctaatctcttgttCGCGTCCTGGAACTCAGGTGGCAAACCTACAGGGTATCTGGAACAAAGATGTTGAGCCTGCATGGGA TGGTGCTCCTCACTTGAACATTAATCTTCAAATGAATTATTGGCCATCCCTTGCTTGCAACCTACACGAGTGTCAAGAGCCCTTATTTGATTTCATTTCCTCTTTGTCAGTCATTGGTAAAAAAACTGCAAAG GTGAACTATGAAGCAAATGGCTGGGTTGTACATCAAGTTTCTGACATATGgggtaaaacatcaccagatCGAGGTGAGGCTGTTTGGGCTTTATGGCCAATGGGTGGAGCTTGGCTTTGTACCCATTTATGGGAGCATTATACTTATACAATGGACAAA gtttttcttaaaaataaagcaTATCCTTTGTTGGAAGGATGCACATCATTTTTGTTGGATTGGTTGATTGAGGGCCGTGGTGGATTATTGGAAACTAACCCATCAACTTCACCAGAGCACATGTTCACTGCACCAGACGGAAAAACTGCTAGTGTGAGCTACTCATCAACCATGGACATTTCAATCATAAAAGAAGTTTTCTCTATGATCATTTCTGCTGCTGAG GTTTTAGGAAGGCATAATGATACTATTATCAAAAGAGTCACCGAGTATCAGTCTAAACTTCCTCCGACAAAAGTTGCTAGAGATGGTTCCATTATGGAATGG AAGATTTTGTGGACCCCGATGTACATCATCGACATGTTTCGCATCTGTTTGGACTGTTTCCAGGACACACAATTAGTGTCGAGAAAACTCCAGACCTCTGTAAAGCTGTGGAAGTTAGTCTAA